The genomic segment TTACTGCAGCACTTCTCTTGCTTGCACCTTGATCCCAAGCTTCAGCGATAGCCGTAATCGCCGAAAATATATCAGGTTGATAACGTTCCAGGCTATCTAATAACACATCTGCTCGCATCACAAACATGCCGGCATTCCAACGATATTCGCCGGTTTGCAAATATGCCTGGGCAGTAGCTGAATCCGGCTTTTCGACAAACGACTGGACGATGCGTGCACTTGGCGCATCAAGTATTTCCTGAGCCAAGGAGTGGCCTTGATGAATGTAGCCAAATGCAGTCGACGGGCGGGAAGCAGCTATACCAATTGTGGTGATGTAACCGCTGCGCGCAGCGGCGGTGGCTTGACGAACGCACTCAGCAAATGCGTCTCGGTCTCTAATCACATGATCCGCTGCAAAAGAACCAACAACGATCTGCGGCCCATGTCTATGTGCAAGCACGGCGGTTGCCAATGCAATGGCAGCAGTAGAATCTCGTGCCACCGGTTCAGGGAATATATTGTCATCGCCCAACTCCGGCAACTGTTCTCGGACAGCATCAACATGAGCTTCACCCGTACTCACTACTACATGTTCTGGTCCACACACCCGAGCTAAACGATCAAAGGTCGACTGAATCATCGTTCGGCCC from the Bifidobacterium sp. genome contains:
- a CDS encoding mannose-1-phosphate guanylyltransferase yields the protein MSSDDFYAIIPAGGVGTRLWPLSRKGRPKFLYDLLGSGRTMIQSTFDRLARVCGPEHVVVSTGEAHVDAVREQLPELGDDNIFPEPVARDSTAAIALATAVLAHRHGPQIVVGSFAADHVIRDRDAFAECVRQATAAARSGYITTIGIAASRPSTAFGYIHQGHSLAQEILDAPSARIVQSFVEKPDSATAQAYLQTGEYRWNAGMFVMRADVLLDSLERYQPDIFSAITAIAEAWDQGASKRSAAVKQYWYGLEKIAFDYAIAEPLSAAGGVAVVPGGFGWDDIGDFNSLAALLPSSNRQNIKVLGNQDDVVFLDSAGDVVAAQAGRTVALLGVDDMVVIDTPDALLVAPRARSQEVKKMVSKLSGLGRDEIL